A DNA window from Bdellovibrio sp. BCCA contains the following coding sequences:
- a CDS encoding PAS domain-containing hybrid sensor histidine kinase/response regulator → MEPSRERYQQDQRYKTIFDSDMIGIIASTMNGSILDANDYVLKMLGYTRRDLERHELNWIKLTAPEDVETSKGYIDQLLRNKTIAGFEKEYVHKDGHRVPALVSLTMFKDGTVIALVLDISARKKIERELEQANLLLEERVSLRTQELQQSQAFFEAIFENMPTMVFVKDAQDFRFVRFNKAGEKLIGVPRAQMIGKTDYDLFPKEQADASIENERYVVEQSRVVDIPEEPIQTAQGLRYLHTKKIPIFNKKGKPEYLLCVSEDITERKESEKQKMALLEEQLAREAAEARAKQMGFLSELSYVLAESFDQERVLKSFTEEVVNFLADICVVDLLDDEGYDIAITEISSHDKFDEEYIRAWRKRHPLRWDAAFGAAQVLRSGQSELYQRVDMDLHLAESFSADAYAEDRPVFISSMIVTPIKIRDQRPFGFVTFLLKQEEFNEMDLSIADEISSRLAIAIENSRLFYKAQEANRAKSAFLANVSHEIRTPLGAMLGFTEMLKEDESLNEEQRDMIETILRNGQQLLRIVDEILDISKVESERIQIEQIPFSLPALLDDIVHLLKGRAEEKGIELKVKYENLPEFIVSDPTRLRQILINVIGNAIKFTDEGYVELEARCKKNLQFRVTDTGIGISPEQRSNLFQPFVQADSSTTRRFGGTGLGLFLSRKLARLLGGDVILDRSSAGKGSSFLISVAYQKADHGQDLSTHVENHERDNFKLISSVLIVDDASDNRDLFRRYLQKLGVEEKAIDMAQNGIEAVEKALNKPYDLILMDIQMPQMDGFQALDELKKKNYKGFVVALTAHAMKGDEEKCLAAGFDGYLQKPLSREALREILIKTSTHHR, encoded by the coding sequence ATGGAACCTTCCCGGGAAAGGTATCAGCAGGATCAAAGATATAAAACCATCTTTGATTCCGACATGATTGGTATTATCGCAAGCACCATGAATGGTTCAATTCTGGATGCGAACGATTATGTTTTAAAAATGTTGGGTTACACTCGTCGTGATCTTGAACGTCATGAGCTGAATTGGATCAAACTCACGGCGCCAGAAGATGTTGAGACGAGCAAGGGTTATATTGATCAACTTCTAAGAAATAAAACCATCGCCGGTTTTGAAAAAGAATACGTTCATAAAGACGGTCATCGCGTTCCAGCTTTGGTTTCCTTGACTATGTTTAAAGACGGCACGGTGATCGCACTTGTTTTGGATATTTCGGCTCGAAAAAAAATCGAACGAGAACTGGAGCAAGCCAATCTCCTTCTGGAAGAGCGTGTTTCACTGCGCACACAAGAACTTCAGCAATCCCAAGCCTTTTTTGAAGCTATTTTTGAAAACATGCCGACGATGGTTTTTGTTAAAGACGCCCAAGATTTTCGCTTCGTTCGTTTCAACAAGGCAGGAGAAAAATTAATTGGCGTTCCCCGCGCCCAAATGATCGGCAAAACCGATTACGATCTATTTCCAAAGGAACAGGCCGATGCATCTATAGAAAATGAACGATACGTCGTTGAACAGTCACGTGTTGTGGATATTCCCGAAGAGCCGATTCAAACAGCACAGGGCTTGCGATATTTGCATACAAAAAAAATTCCGATCTTTAATAAAAAAGGAAAACCTGAATATCTTCTTTGCGTTTCTGAAGACATCACTGAAAGAAAAGAGTCAGAAAAACAAAAGATGGCTCTGCTGGAAGAGCAACTGGCCCGCGAAGCGGCAGAAGCTCGCGCCAAACAAATGGGATTTTTATCTGAACTCAGTTATGTCCTTGCGGAATCCTTCGATCAAGAACGTGTCTTAAAAAGTTTTACCGAAGAAGTGGTCAATTTTCTGGCGGACATCTGTGTCGTCGATCTTTTAGATGACGAGGGCTATGATATCGCGATTACAGAAATCTCATCCCATGACAAGTTTGATGAGGAATATATCAGGGCTTGGCGGAAACGCCATCCTCTGCGTTGGGATGCCGCTTTCGGAGCCGCGCAAGTTTTGCGTTCGGGGCAGTCCGAGCTTTATCAAAGAGTCGATATGGATTTGCATCTCGCAGAAAGTTTTAGTGCGGATGCTTATGCGGAAGATAGGCCGGTCTTTATAAGTTCCATGATCGTGACACCGATTAAAATCCGCGATCAAAGGCCGTTTGGTTTCGTCACATTTTTGTTAAAACAAGAAGAATTCAATGAAATGGATTTGTCCATAGCCGATGAGATTTCCAGTCGGTTGGCCATAGCTATCGAAAATTCAAGACTGTTTTATAAAGCTCAAGAAGCCAACAGGGCGAAAAGTGCTTTTCTAGCTAACGTAAGCCATGAAATTCGTACGCCGCTGGGTGCGATGTTGGGATTTACCGAAATGCTGAAGGAAGATGAGTCTCTAAACGAAGAACAAAGGGACATGATCGAAACTATTCTGCGAAATGGTCAACAGCTTCTGCGAATCGTTGATGAAATTTTGGATATTTCTAAGGTGGAGTCTGAAAGAATTCAGATTGAACAAATTCCATTTTCTTTACCTGCGTTGCTTGACGATATTGTGCATCTGTTAAAAGGACGTGCCGAAGAAAAAGGGATTGAGCTAAAGGTAAAATATGAAAATCTTCCGGAATTTATTGTGTCGGATCCGACGCGTCTTCGTCAGATTCTCATTAATGTGATCGGTAATGCGATTAAATTTACTGACGAAGGATATGTCGAATTAGAGGCCCGCTGTAAAAAGAATTTGCAATTCAGAGTGACGGATACAGGGATTGGGATTTCTCCGGAACAAAGAAGCAATTTATTTCAACCTTTTGTTCAGGCGGATAGCTCTACAACGCGAAGGTTTGGCGGCACGGGATTAGGACTTTTTCTTTCTCGTAAACTTGCGCGCCTATTAGGTGGCGATGTGATTCTGGATAGAAGCTCTGCAGGAAAGGGGAGTAGTTTTTTAATTTCCGTGGCTTATCAAAAAGCGGATCACGGACAGGATTTGTCGACCCATGTTGAGAATCATGAACGCGACAACTTTAAGCTTATTAGCAGTGTTTTGATTGTGGATGATGCCTCTGACAACCGCGACTTGTTTCGCCGTTATTTGCAGAAACTTGGAGTCGAAGAAAAAGCCATCGATATGGCACAAAATGGAATAGAAGCTGTCGAGAAAGCTCTTAATAAACCATACGACTTGATCTTGATGGATATTCAAATGCCGCAAATGGATGGTTTTCAGGCTCTCGATGAATTGAAGAAAAAGAATTACAAAGGTTTCGTTGTGGCGCTCACTGCGCATGCGATGAAAGGAGATGAAGAAAAATGTCTGGCTGCGGGATTTGACGGGTATTTGCAAAAGCCCCTCTCGCGAGAGGCTTTAAGAGAAATTTTAATTAAAACCAGTACTCACCACCGATAA